In a single window of the Tellurirhabdus bombi genome:
- a CDS encoding ComEA family DNA-binding protein, whose amino-acid sequence MLQRIFYWVISLLLTIPATAQEYYQREADINRFIQDLFPVQSEGVDLEAAYENLYQLYINPLNLNAATRDELAATNLLTEAQLNQFVRYRSEVGPFLSIYELQAIPDFDLLTIRRLLPFISLETGNRSLVGKFNNPTDHYLLFRVERILEEQKGFSPAEPDKNGKLPRRYPGDRQQWFMRYRYSRPRQFSFGLTMEQDPGETFKWQPGRYQYGADYLSFHMQVQNRGRWKNVILGDFQFQAGQGLVFSGGFFLGKGAETVAGVRRSTLGARPYTSLTEYGFLRGALATYALTPYLDLTILAAHNRRDANVVGESELGELTVSSLQTSGLHRTSAEVEDRASMQEQNLGAHLLYHKNNIQVGATLLNTSFDKVIQKRKLAYNEYEFSGKRNLLLGVHGGYIWQNMNFFAEVARSTGSRTHSGGIGAVGGALASLTKRLDATVLMRYYGRNFHSFYGNAFSETSRPINEMGLYTGARYVVYRKLIVGAYVDFYRFPGLRYLVDKPSAGWDYLLKATWTPNKRVTIYGVYRLEHKEKNLPQSKPVNVVETNRSSYVLNSEYRPNRVWMVRTRVQWGGFQYQGQSKSTGVAIAQDATADFGRLSVSGRVAWFSTENWDSRQYVYERDVLSAFSIPAYANRGFRYYLLAQYNVNKHLSVWLRWSRTDYTNQETVGSDLDEIAKPHKSEVKAQIRWRF is encoded by the coding sequence GTGCTCCAACGTATTTTTTACTGGGTAATTAGCCTACTGCTGACTATCCCCGCTACTGCTCAGGAATATTACCAGCGCGAAGCCGATATCAATCGCTTTATTCAGGATTTGTTTCCTGTTCAATCAGAGGGCGTCGATTTGGAGGCCGCGTACGAAAACCTGTATCAGCTTTATATAAATCCGCTCAACCTCAATGCCGCAACCCGCGACGAATTAGCGGCGACTAACTTGCTGACGGAAGCGCAGCTCAACCAATTTGTTCGATACCGGTCTGAAGTAGGTCCTTTTCTGTCGATTTATGAATTACAGGCTATCCCGGATTTCGATCTCCTAACCATTCGCCGGTTATTGCCCTTCATAAGTCTGGAAACGGGAAATCGCTCCCTGGTTGGGAAGTTTAATAACCCTACCGATCATTATTTATTGTTTAGGGTAGAACGCATTCTGGAAGAACAGAAAGGCTTTTCGCCTGCTGAGCCAGACAAGAATGGTAAATTGCCCCGCCGGTATCCGGGTGACCGACAACAGTGGTTTATGCGCTATCGCTACAGCCGACCCCGGCAATTTAGTTTTGGTCTGACAATGGAGCAGGATCCCGGCGAGACGTTCAAGTGGCAGCCCGGTCGGTATCAGTACGGTGCGGATTATCTCTCGTTTCACATGCAGGTTCAAAACCGGGGCCGTTGGAAAAACGTCATCCTTGGTGATTTTCAATTTCAGGCGGGGCAAGGGCTGGTCTTTTCGGGTGGTTTCTTTTTGGGCAAAGGCGCCGAAACGGTGGCCGGTGTCCGGCGGTCTACACTTGGTGCCCGTCCGTATACGTCATTGACCGAATATGGATTCTTACGGGGCGCACTCGCTACCTACGCGCTGACGCCGTATCTCGACTTAACTATTCTGGCTGCTCATAACCGCCGTGACGCCAATGTGGTTGGAGAAAGCGAGTTGGGTGAATTAACAGTTAGTTCGTTGCAGACTTCCGGGCTTCACCGCACATCGGCCGAAGTAGAGGATCGGGCAAGCATGCAGGAACAAAACCTGGGGGCGCATCTGCTTTACCACAAAAACAACATCCAAGTTGGCGCGACTTTGTTAAATACGTCTTTTGATAAGGTAATTCAGAAGCGTAAGCTGGCTTATAATGAATATGAATTTTCGGGCAAACGCAACCTGTTGCTTGGCGTACACGGCGGATATATCTGGCAGAACATGAATTTCTTTGCCGAAGTAGCCCGAAGCACAGGCTCCCGAACGCACAGTGGCGGAATCGGTGCCGTTGGAGGTGCATTGGCCAGCCTAACTAAGCGCCTGGACGCGACCGTATTGATGCGTTATTATGGTCGAAATTTTCATAGTTTCTACGGCAATGCATTTAGCGAAACATCCCGTCCGATCAATGAAATGGGCTTGTATACCGGAGCGCGATACGTCGTATACCGAAAGCTAATCGTGGGTGCTTACGTCGATTTTTACCGTTTTCCGGGCCTGCGCTATTTAGTGGATAAGCCATCGGCTGGCTGGGATTATCTGCTGAAAGCGACCTGGACCCCAAACAAACGAGTGACGATCTACGGCGTTTACCGCCTGGAACACAAAGAAAAAAATCTGCCGCAAAGCAAACCCGTGAACGTTGTTGAGACGAACCGAAGCAGTTATGTGCTGAATTCCGAATACCGGCCCAATCGGGTCTGGATGGTGCGGACACGGGTACAATGGGGCGGCTTTCAATACCAGGGGCAAAGTAAGTCGACGGGGGTAGCCATTGCGCAGGACGCTACTGCCGATTTTGGTCGCTTGTCGGTTAGTGGCCGGGTGGCCTGGTTTAGCACTGAAAATTGGGACAGTCGGCAGTACGTTTACGAGCGGGACGTCTTGTCGGCCTTTTCGATTCCAGCTTATGCCAATCGGGGTTTTCGGTATTATTTGCTGGCTCAATACAATGTCAATAAACACTTATCGGTCTGGCTACGCTGGTCGCGAACGGATTACACGAATCAGGAAACTGTTGGCTCTGATTTAGACGAGATTGCCAAGCCGCACAAAAGCGAAGTAAAAGCACAGATTCGGTGGCGATTTTGA